One stretch of Rosistilla oblonga DNA includes these proteins:
- a CDS encoding orotidine 5'-phosphate decarboxylase / HUMPS family protein, with translation MKPIVQISLDLTTIAEALETAELAIRAGVDWIEAGTPLILAEGLHGIRALRERFPDVPIVADLKTMDGGYLEAEMMAGAGATHVVVMAQAHDETIECVVKAGRDYGVGVMGDNMAYDTMVDGARRLEDLGCDYIVHHIGYDHRRGIAAAGGRMPSPLDDLRAVVDAVKIPVQAVGGLSIEEAIQCPAYGAPLVVLGAPLTIDADAFKTADGDLESSLRLICEKVHAYDEVQR, from the coding sequence ATGAAACCGATTGTTCAGATTTCGTTGGACCTGACGACGATAGCCGAAGCGCTCGAGACAGCCGAACTGGCGATCCGCGCCGGCGTCGACTGGATCGAAGCGGGGACGCCGCTGATCTTGGCCGAAGGCTTGCATGGCATCCGCGCTCTGCGAGAACGATTCCCCGACGTGCCGATCGTCGCCGACCTGAAGACGATGGATGGCGGATACTTGGAAGCGGAGATGATGGCGGGTGCCGGTGCGACGCACGTCGTCGTGATGGCTCAAGCGCACGACGAGACGATCGAGTGCGTCGTCAAAGCGGGACGCGATTACGGCGTCGGCGTGATGGGAGACAACATGGCCTACGACACGATGGTCGATGGTGCGCGGCGGCTGGAAGACCTCGGCTGCGACTACATCGTCCATCATATCGGTTACGATCATCGCCGCGGAATCGCAGCGGCTGGCGGACGGATGCCGAGCCCACTGGACGATCTGCGAGCCGTTGTCGATGCGGTCAAGATTCCCGTCCAAGCTGTCGGCGGTCTGTCGATCGAAGAAGCGATCCAATGTCCGGCTTATGGGGCCCCGTTGGTTGTTTTGGGAGCGCCGCTGACGATCGATGCCGATGCATTTAAGACAGCCGATGGCGACCTGGAAAGTTCGCTTCGCCTGATCTGTGAAAAAGTACATGCCTACGACGAGGTGCAACGATGA
- the dnaE gene encoding DNA polymerase III subunit alpha has product MNARPFTHLHCHSHYSLLDGASSIPKLVQRCSEHGMNALALTDHGNLHGALEFYRTARAANINPIVGYEAYIAPGSRFDKGSGGGSRDASYHLTLLAQNKTGFQNLIRLASKASLEGFYFKPRIDKQILEEFSEGIICLSGCVSSEFSRAILKGSSTEEIEKEAMGVASWFERVFGDRYFIEVMNNGVDIQRQQLAGAVDIANKMGLPVVATSDCHYVDPDDAEAQDVMLCINTGRFRTDTSRMKMDGNQYFLRTPDQMYEKFPGLEDAVARSQKIADSVNLELNLGKFYFPNFEVPEGKTATQYLRELCITGLKDRYKGDRDRLPDGDDGDLSEEVHARLERELGVIDKLGFPTYFLIVWDFVLHGRSKGIWATVRGSGVGAIVCYALYLSHVCPLKYDLLFERFLDENRKEPPDIDVDFDKDRRVEVIDYVKEKYGHDNVCQIGTFGTLAARAAIKDVGRALGIPLFRVNQITEMVPDELKITIAKALEKNEELQKTYDGDSEVRELLDLAMRIEGLARNVGTHAAAVVIADKPLSEYLPIGRVPGKQDVITQWSMNDVESAGLLKMDFLGLRNLTILSKAVDLIEQTTGERIDPQQFPLDDKASYALLQRGETKGVFQLESGGIRDLLQRMKPDSFHDIIATAALYRPGPLEGGMVDTYVNVKHGKEEPEYKHPVLEEILAETNSVMVYQEQVMRILNRLGGIPLANAYTCIKAISKKKEALINQNHEKFIEGTIANGLTKKEADDIWVMIQKFAGYGFNKSHSTAYALVAFQTAYLKAHYPVEFMAALLSSDISGRNFKRKDALIEHMEDCQRMNIEIVNPNVNVSDSDFSVSDGKIIFGMSAIKGCGGGTAVAIAEERHANGPFKDIFDFCERVDPQRCNRAAVETLIKAGAMDDFGKRGQLHAALDRALQSGAAALADRKSGQKSLFGEFEDATEEEEEKDPTNALPDVEDWPERQAMLAEKEVLGYYLTSHPLAEFEQKLSTFRTHKTSQLIECEDRTEVIIGGMMSSIKIAHTKNPKPGAPSKYANFDLEDVEGPIRCILWPDGYQKMGEMVVPDAVLIVRGVVDRRGGGDEINLIVNELVPLEELDAKYTRGILIDLDETTHDEMLPHVREVLRGYPGGQELMVSMHLKTGEAVVMRSQKYKVQVNNELRDRIDDLLGPGRYKLLITRPKVAPGVQQKKYSS; this is encoded by the coding sequence ATGAACGCTCGACCATTTACGCACTTGCATTGTCACAGCCACTACAGCCTGTTGGACGGTGCCAGTTCGATCCCCAAACTGGTCCAACGTTGCAGCGAACATGGCATGAATGCGCTGGCGTTGACCGACCACGGCAACCTGCACGGTGCGCTTGAGTTCTACCGCACGGCAAGAGCTGCCAACATCAACCCGATCGTCGGCTACGAAGCCTACATCGCCCCGGGCAGCCGATTCGACAAGGGTTCTGGTGGCGGCAGCCGCGACGCCAGCTATCACCTGACGCTGCTAGCTCAGAACAAAACCGGCTTCCAGAACCTCATCCGCCTGGCCTCCAAAGCGAGCCTAGAAGGGTTCTACTTCAAGCCGCGGATCGACAAACAGATCCTGGAGGAATTCAGCGAGGGGATCATCTGTCTGTCGGGTTGCGTGAGCAGCGAATTCAGCCGCGCGATCCTCAAGGGATCTTCGACCGAAGAGATCGAGAAGGAGGCGATGGGAGTCGCCAGTTGGTTCGAACGCGTTTTTGGCGATCGCTACTTTATCGAAGTCATGAACAACGGCGTCGACATCCAACGCCAGCAACTGGCCGGCGCCGTCGATATCGCCAACAAGATGGGCTTGCCCGTCGTCGCGACCAGCGATTGCCACTACGTCGATCCCGACGATGCCGAAGCTCAGGACGTGATGTTGTGCATCAACACCGGCCGCTTCCGGACCGACACGTCGCGGATGAAGATGGACGGGAACCAGTACTTCCTGCGTACGCCCGACCAGATGTACGAGAAGTTCCCCGGACTCGAGGACGCTGTTGCGCGCAGCCAGAAGATCGCCGATTCGGTCAACTTGGAACTCAACCTCGGCAAGTTCTACTTTCCAAATTTCGAAGTTCCCGAGGGGAAGACAGCGACTCAATATCTGCGTGAGCTGTGTATCACGGGCCTGAAAGACCGTTACAAGGGCGACCGCGACCGACTGCCCGATGGAGATGACGGCGACCTGTCCGAAGAGGTGCACGCGCGGCTCGAACGCGAACTGGGCGTGATCGACAAGCTCGGTTTCCCGACCTACTTCTTGATCGTATGGGACTTTGTATTACACGGCCGCAGCAAAGGCATCTGGGCGACGGTTCGTGGTAGCGGTGTAGGGGCGATCGTTTGTTATGCGTTGTATCTGTCGCACGTCTGCCCGCTGAAATACGATCTGCTGTTCGAGCGGTTCTTGGATGAAAACCGGAAAGAGCCGCCAGATATCGACGTCGACTTCGACAAGGATCGCCGGGTCGAAGTAATCGACTACGTGAAGGAGAAATACGGACACGATAACGTTTGCCAGATCGGTACGTTTGGAACCTTGGCGGCTCGCGCGGCAATCAAAGATGTAGGCCGCGCGTTGGGGATCCCGCTGTTTCGCGTGAACCAGATCACCGAGATGGTTCCCGACGAACTAAAGATCACGATCGCCAAAGCGCTCGAAAAGAACGAGGAGCTGCAGAAGACTTACGACGGCGATTCGGAGGTCCGCGAACTGTTGGACCTAGCGATGCGGATCGAGGGACTGGCGCGGAACGTCGGCACCCACGCAGCGGCGGTTGTGATCGCCGATAAACCGCTGTCGGAATACCTGCCGATCGGCCGGGTTCCGGGCAAGCAGGACGTGATCACGCAGTGGTCGATGAACGACGTGGAATCTGCCGGTCTGTTGAAGATGGATTTCCTGGGGCTTCGCAACCTCACGATCCTCAGCAAGGCGGTCGATTTGATCGAACAGACGACCGGCGAGCGGATCGATCCGCAGCAATTCCCGCTGGACGACAAAGCGAGTTACGCGCTGCTGCAGCGCGGTGAAACCAAAGGTGTTTTCCAGCTGGAATCCGGCGGTATTCGCGACCTGTTGCAGCGGATGAAACCGGATAGCTTCCACGACATCATCGCGACAGCGGCGTTGTATCGTCCCGGCCCGTTGGAGGGCGGTATGGTCGATACCTACGTGAACGTGAAGCACGGCAAGGAAGAGCCCGAATACAAGCACCCGGTGCTCGAAGAGATCCTCGCCGAAACCAACTCGGTGATGGTTTACCAAGAACAGGTGATGCGGATTTTGAACCGCTTGGGCGGCATTCCGCTGGCCAACGCGTACACCTGTATTAAGGCGATCAGTAAGAAAAAAGAAGCGCTGATCAACCAGAACCACGAGAAGTTCATCGAGGGGACGATCGCCAACGGGCTTACGAAGAAAGAGGCCGACGACATTTGGGTGATGATCCAAAAGTTCGCTGGCTACGGCTTCAACAAGTCGCACTCGACAGCTTATGCGCTTGTCGCTTTCCAAACCGCATATCTCAAAGCCCACTATCCGGTGGAGTTCATGGCGGCGTTGCTGTCGAGCGACATCAGCGGGCGGAACTTTAAGCGTAAGGATGCGCTTATCGAGCACATGGAAGATTGCCAACGGATGAACATCGAGATCGTTAATCCGAACGTCAACGTTAGCGATTCGGACTTCTCGGTTTCCGACGGAAAGATCATCTTTGGCATGTCGGCGATCAAGGGCTGCGGCGGTGGGACCGCGGTCGCGATCGCGGAGGAACGGCACGCCAATGGGCCGTTCAAAGACATCTTCGATTTTTGCGAACGGGTCGATCCGCAACGATGTAATCGCGCGGCGGTCGAAACGTTGATCAAAGCCGGTGCGATGGACGACTTTGGCAAACGCGGACAACTGCACGCAGCGTTGGACCGCGCCTTGCAAAGCGGAGCGGCGGCGCTTGCCGATCGCAAGAGTGGCCAGAAGAGCTTGTTTGGTGAGTTTGAAGACGCGACCGAGGAGGAAGAGGAGAAGGATCCTACCAACGCCTTGCCCGACGTCGAAGACTGGCCCGAACGACAAGCGATGCTGGCCGAAAAAGAGGTGCTGGGATATTACCTGACCAGCCATCCGCTGGCCGAATTCGAACAGAAGCTGAGCACTTTCCGGACGCACAAAACCAGCCAATTGATCGAGTGCGAGGATCGCACCGAAGTGATCATCGGCGGAATGATGAGTTCGATCAAAATCGCCCACACCAAAAACCCAAAGCCCGGTGCGCCGTCGAAGTATGCGAACTTTGACCTCGAGGATGTCGAGGGTCCGATTCGCTGCATCCTCTGGCCCGACGGCTATCAAAAGATGGGCGAGATGGTTGTCCCCGACGCCGTCTTGATCGTTCGCGGTGTCGTCGATCGGCGTGGTGGTGGCGACGAGATCAACTTGATCGTCAACGAATTGGTGCCGCTGGAGGAACTCGACGCCAAATACACCCGCGGAATCTTGATCGATCTCGACGAGACGACGCACGACGAGATGTTGCCTCACGTTCGCGAGGTCCTTCGCGGTTATCCCGGCGGACAGGAACTGATGGTCTCGATGCACCTGAAGACGGGCGAAGCAGTCGTGATGCGGAGCCAAAAGTACAAGGTCCAGGTCAACAATGAACTGCGAGATCGGATCGACGATCTGCTGGGCCCCGGACGGTACAAGCTGCTGATCACGCGTCCCAAAGTGGCCCCCGGCGTGCAGCAGAAGAAATATTCATCGTAG
- a CDS encoding (5-formylfuran-3-yl)methyl phosphate synthase: MLQNTNKSAGLPIASPAVGGIARTDAVPLLISVRSIAEAKIACQFPLAIIDFKNPKAGALGRCSDAVLQRVASLKPTGLGFSAACGELRELQSHRLALPAGIRFAKAGPAGLCSASQIRDAMLRFRAAMPDATTSVAVAYADHAEADCAPVETIAELAIQTEHRWLLIDTATKDGRRLLDWLTPRQLTDVIAMGRQHGIGTVLAGSLALQDVDSLRSLGADLLGIRGAVCSGGRDSQIDPDKIAAWCQAMASTEAPIDR; encoded by the coding sequence TTGCTTCAGAACACCAACAAATCAGCGGGCCTACCAATCGCCAGTCCAGCCGTCGGCGGCATCGCGCGAACCGACGCGGTACCGTTGCTGATCAGCGTCCGTTCGATTGCCGAAGCAAAAATCGCCTGCCAGTTTCCGCTGGCGATCATCGATTTCAAGAACCCCAAGGCTGGCGCGTTGGGACGCTGCAGCGACGCCGTCTTGCAACGGGTAGCGAGCCTGAAGCCGACCGGACTGGGGTTCAGCGCCGCGTGTGGCGAATTGCGGGAACTCCAGTCGCATCGGTTGGCGTTGCCAGCGGGAATTCGGTTTGCCAAAGCGGGCCCCGCGGGACTTTGTAGCGCCAGCCAAATCCGCGATGCGATGTTACGGTTTCGAGCCGCGATGCCCGACGCGACAACCTCCGTGGCTGTCGCTTATGCCGACCATGCCGAGGCCGATTGCGCCCCCGTCGAGACGATCGCCGAACTGGCGATTCAGACGGAACACCGGTGGTTGCTGATCGACACAGCGACCAAAGATGGGCGACGGTTATTGGACTGGTTAACGCCCCGGCAGTTAACCGATGTCATCGCGATGGGTCGCCAACACGGAATCGGCACGGTGTTGGCGGGATCGCTGGCGCTGCAGGACGTCGATTCACTCAGGTCACTCGGAGCCGACCTGCTGGGAATTCGCGGCGCCGTCTGTAGCGGCGGACGCGACTCACAGATCGATCCCGACAAGATCGCCGCTTGGTGCCAAGCGATGGCCTCCACGGAAGCTCCGATCGATCGGTAA
- a CDS encoding FHA domain-containing protein — MTEVTLTVLHGSDRGKVFRDIAPPVTIGREEGNTIQLNDERISRCHLKIQYDNERLVLTDLDSTNGTKVNGQESHLRILRHGDLVSVGRSMLLVGTEEQIAARVAALQAASDKNIGATMTQDLSAGEGSSALDFEVGERNTDRESAGTLGMIETPEIPDRLSPSQAAQMCEVLEFLHQRLQKLIDHAQIDERTQEVVIDYAAWQRMIDLQAKIGTMIRKAADPDWMD; from the coding sequence ATGACCGAGGTTACGCTCACAGTTCTGCATGGTAGTGATCGTGGGAAAGTGTTCCGCGACATCGCCCCCCCCGTAACGATCGGGCGCGAAGAGGGGAACACGATCCAGTTAAACGATGAACGGATCAGCCGCTGTCATCTGAAGATCCAATACGACAATGAACGGCTGGTGTTGACCGACCTGGACAGCACCAATGGCACCAAGGTCAATGGCCAGGAGAGCCATCTACGGATCTTGCGGCACGGCGATTTGGTTTCGGTTGGCCGCAGCATGCTGCTGGTCGGAACCGAGGAACAGATCGCAGCCCGGGTCGCGGCACTGCAGGCGGCCAGCGACAAGAACATCGGTGCGACGATGACTCAGGACCTCTCCGCTGGCGAAGGTAGTTCGGCGCTCGATTTCGAAGTCGGCGAACGGAATACCGATCGCGAGTCGGCGGGGACTTTGGGGATGATCGAAACCCCGGAAATCCCCGACCGGTTATCTCCCAGCCAAGCAGCCCAGATGTGCGAGGTGCTCGAATTCCTGCACCAGCGGCTGCAAAAACTGATCGATCACGCTCAGATCGATGAACGGACTCAAGAGGTCGTCATCGACTATGCGGCTTGGCAACGGATGATCGATCTACAAGCCAAAATCGGCACGATGATACGCAAGGCGGCCGATCCCGATTGGATGGATTGA
- a CDS encoding zinc-binding dehydrogenase: MKSPAIVNFAPDPGSVEIREFQRPTIGTDDVLVEVAAVGVCGSDLHQWTATHSWPVNYPVVLGHEFAGTIVETGANVASWREGDRIASETAAIIDVDNPMSRRGLYNLDPTRKGFGYGVDGAMTRFVRVPSRCLHRVPDALAFEHAAVTEPCCVAYNAVVKNSRIEPGDRVLVIGPGTIGILCAAVAKLVGADVAVLGLESDTHRFAVAQKYGVTTLTDASEWARQGDGLGVDVVIDAAGVSSTLQLAIELVRPAGWITKVGWGPKPLGFSIDPLVQKNVTLQGSFSHNWPIWERVISLLTSKQLDVQPIVGGTFGIGQWQQAFERMHHGEIVKSVILPGQE, from the coding sequence ATGAAATCGCCAGCGATAGTTAACTTTGCCCCCGATCCGGGAAGCGTCGAGATCCGAGAATTCCAGCGGCCGACGATCGGGACCGACGACGTGCTGGTCGAAGTCGCCGCGGTCGGCGTCTGCGGCAGCGACTTGCACCAATGGACGGCGACCCACAGCTGGCCGGTCAACTATCCGGTGGTGCTGGGACACGAATTTGCCGGAACGATCGTCGAAACGGGAGCCAACGTTGCCAGCTGGCGCGAAGGGGACCGGATCGCCAGCGAAACCGCGGCGATCATCGACGTCGACAATCCGATGTCGCGGCGTGGGTTGTACAACCTGGATCCGACTCGGAAGGGCTTTGGTTATGGAGTCGACGGGGCGATGACTCGGTTTGTCCGCGTCCCCAGCCGCTGTTTGCATCGCGTTCCCGACGCGCTGGCGTTTGAACACGCTGCGGTCACCGAACCGTGCTGCGTCGCTTACAACGCTGTCGTCAAAAATTCGCGGATCGAACCGGGAGACCGCGTGCTAGTGATCGGTCCCGGAACGATCGGGATCCTGTGCGCCGCGGTGGCAAAACTTGTCGGTGCTGACGTCGCCGTGCTGGGGCTGGAATCGGACACGCACCGGTTTGCTGTCGCCCAGAAATATGGCGTCACGACGCTCACCGACGCCAGCGAATGGGCTCGCCAGGGAGACGGATTGGGCGTCGACGTCGTGATCGATGCGGCGGGCGTTTCCAGCACGCTGCAATTGGCGATCGAATTGGTCCGCCCCGCCGGATGGATCACCAAAGTCGGCTGGGGCCCCAAACCGCTGGGCTTCTCGATCGACCCACTGGTCCAAAAAAATGTGACATTGCAGGGGAGCTTCAGCCACAATTGGCCGATCTGGGAACGGGTGATCAGCCTGTTGACCTCCAAACAATTAGACGTTCAACCGATCGTTGGCGGGACGTTTGGAATCGGGCAATGGCAGCAGGCGTTCGAGCGAATGCACCACGGAGAGATCGTTAAATCGGTGATCCTGCCTGGCCAGGAATGA
- a CDS encoding DUF1501 domain-containing protein yields MDPRIEYAAFSTRRHFLQQSTAGVGAMALASLMAGDASGNDPLAAAKPHFPAKAKRVIYLHMTGSPPNLDMFDYKPELEQRDDQDCPDHFIEGKTFAFTSGKPKLLGSPRKWKQCGSNGTWMSDAIPNFHKTADDMCIVHSMYTDQFNHAPAELLVLTGSPRSGRPSLGSWTTYGLGSENENLPGFVVLISSGVQPNGGKNSFGSGFLPSVYQGVQCRSKGDPVLYSSDPAGMSRGMRRMSLDAIRDLNQIQAEQLGHPETMTRIAQYELAFRMQTAVPEVMDISQESQKTLDEYGAEVGGASLANNCLLARRLVESGVRFVQLFDWGWDFHGTGAATGIQKGLTDKCATMDKPIAALIKDLKQRGLFEDTLIVWGGEFGRTPFREGRTAKGKILGRDHYPDAFTMWLAGGGVKGGFDYGNSDELGFNVAEKPVHIHDLQATILHLLGFDHEQLTYRFQGRDFRLTDVHGHVVKDLLA; encoded by the coding sequence ATGGATCCACGAATCGAATACGCAGCCTTCAGCACGCGGAGGCACTTCCTGCAGCAATCGACAGCGGGCGTGGGAGCGATGGCGCTCGCCAGTCTGATGGCCGGCGACGCTTCGGGCAACGATCCGCTGGCGGCAGCCAAGCCTCACTTCCCGGCGAAAGCGAAACGCGTGATCTACCTGCACATGACCGGTTCGCCACCGAACCTGGACATGTTCGATTACAAGCCCGAACTGGAGCAGCGCGACGACCAGGATTGTCCCGACCATTTTATCGAAGGGAAGACGTTTGCATTCACCAGCGGCAAACCGAAGCTGCTGGGATCGCCGCGGAAGTGGAAGCAGTGTGGCAGCAACGGGACCTGGATGTCCGATGCGATCCCCAACTTCCACAAAACCGCCGACGACATGTGCATCGTCCATTCGATGTACACCGACCAGTTCAACCACGCCCCGGCGGAACTGCTTGTATTAACGGGGTCTCCGCGTTCGGGACGTCCTTCGCTCGGATCGTGGACGACTTACGGATTGGGCAGCGAAAACGAAAACCTCCCCGGTTTTGTCGTCTTAATTTCCAGCGGCGTTCAACCCAACGGCGGCAAGAACTCGTTTGGCAGCGGATTCCTGCCGTCGGTCTATCAAGGAGTGCAATGCCGCAGCAAAGGCGATCCGGTTTTGTATTCCTCCGACCCGGCGGGGATGAGCCGCGGGATGCGGCGGATGAGCCTGGATGCCATCCGCGACCTGAATCAAATCCAAGCCGAACAACTGGGGCATCCCGAAACGATGACCCGGATCGCGCAGTACGAGCTGGCGTTTCGGATGCAGACGGCGGTTCCCGAAGTGATGGACATCTCACAGGAATCGCAAAAGACGCTGGACGAATACGGTGCGGAGGTCGGCGGCGCCAGCTTGGCGAACAACTGCCTGTTGGCTCGGCGGCTGGTCGAATCGGGCGTTCGGTTCGTCCAACTGTTCGATTGGGGTTGGGATTTCCATGGCACCGGTGCAGCGACGGGGATCCAGAAAGGGCTGACCGATAAGTGTGCGACGATGGACAAACCAATCGCCGCGCTGATCAAGGATCTCAAACAGCGTGGATTGTTTGAAGACACGCTGATCGTTTGGGGCGGCGAATTTGGCCGCACACCTTTCCGCGAGGGACGCACAGCCAAAGGGAAGATCTTGGGCCGCGATCACTATCCCGACGCCTTCACGATGTGGTTGGCTGGCGGCGGCGTCAAAGGAGGCTTCGACTACGGGAACTCCGACGAACTCGGCTTCAACGTCGCCGAGAAACCTGTCCACATCCACGACCTGCAGGCGACGATCCTGCATCTGCTGGGCTTCGACCACGAACAATTGACCTATCGCTTCCAAGGACGCGATTTCCGACTGACCGATGTGCACGGACACGTCGTCAAAGATTTGTTGGCTTGA